AGTAGAAATGGAGTTTATTTTTTGGCATCATAAAGAAATGGGCTCCCAAGGAGGGGATTTATTTATTATGCACCAGTAGCTCTGTTTGAACTATGAAACTATTCTTCTGTATTTTGTGATCAATCCACCTTGTTTTTATTCATTTATAGAGTATCCCTAGTTAAAGGATCAGCTTACCGAAACGTAATGGTATTAGTTTCAAATAGAGTAAAGTGCACTTCGTGTACTTGCACTATAGCTGTCAGACCGCTTGGGATATTAACATTCAGAAACTGCACTTGTTATACCATGAATTCATATTTTTTACGGTTAGCATGTTTCCGTCAAATCCATCTAACTCTGTTACTCTTTGCGAGGGTATCCTTGGAAATTCCTTATCTCAACAGATTTATCATCAGCTGAGTATACACTACTATTTAACCTTCTTCCTCCTACTCATGgtcaatatacacacacacaaccGTATGTATACATAACTAATGAAGATGCAGCACTCGTCATTTCAATTCATGTTATATACTGATATTTCATTCCACTTATGTCAAGGTGACAGCTAGCATAAGTACAAGGGTAGTGTAGTCTTTTAATAATCAAGTTGTTAGTAGTGGATAGCATAAAAAGGACAAGTCAGTATCATTCCAAAATCGAATCAAAAAGTAGCATTTCTTTCTGTGCAAAATAGTCTTTGCATTCTCTCTTTTCCTTTCTTCTTTGTTTGCAATTGGTTTTTCATTTTGTCTTTATGGTATCAGAGTTGCCATTGTTAACATAGAGAAAAGTGAGTTTGTTTTGTGACATTGCAGATTTGCTTCGGTTCCTTATTTGTTTATATTGGTCATATTGTGTTTCTTATTTCACTGAACGTATTGTCTTGCTTTTGTGTCTCAAACCAGATCTTGAACAATATCTCGATTTGGTTTCATGGCAACTGAAAGTAGGTTCACGTTTGCAGATCTGCAGTACCCTTTGTTTTTGCATCCTTCAGATGGGCCAACATCGATCAGCGTCACAAAACTACAGGGAGCTTCAGACTACAGGTCATGGCGTCGATCGATGGAAATACAACTTATGTCTAAGAGGAAGTTGGGGTTTGTGGATGGATCTGTGGTGAAAAGCACGACCGAGGCTACTGATGCAGCTCAATGGGAAACATGTAATAACATGGTAATTTCTTGGCTGCATAACAACATATCTGATTCTGTTAAACGATCTATTTTGTTTATAAACCTGGCTAGTGAAGTTTGGAAGCAGCTAGAACGTAGGTTTATGTTAACAAATGGGTCCAGAAAATATAAGTTGAGTAAAGATTTGTTTAGTTTGAGGCAAAACGAACTCTCTGTGGCTGACTATTATACTGCTATGAGTATTTTATGGGAAGAAATTGATTCAATGACTGTGTTGCCTAGAGTAACCGTAGACAATGTTGAAGTAACTGTCATGTTAAGTGCAATAGAAAGCATGAGAGAGGAGTCTCGATTGTTCCTATTTTTGAATGGTTTGAATGAGGTTTATGGTGCTCAACGTAGTCAATTATTGATGTTGTCTCCATTGCCAACTGTTGAAGTAGCCTGTGCAGCCTTGCAGCAGGAAGAATCTCAACGTGATGCTCTCAATTTAAGCATTGTGCACGATACTGAAGTGGCGGCCATGTATAGCAACACTAAAAGCATTATGAGAAAACTTTTGTGTGCACAGCTTGTGGGATGAAAGGGCATAGTTCATCACGATGTTGGACTGTGGTTGGCTACCCAAAGTGGCACTATAAGCACAACAAGTCAGGTCTGAAAGGTGGTGCGTTCAATTCTGGGACTGGTTCATCACAATGGAATAATGGCAAAGTAAAGATGGCTAATGTTGCTCAAGTGACATCTGAAAATAATGATCAGTCTATGACATTTACCACAACACAACTCCAGCATTTGCTCTCTATGATGCCTGGCAGCAAGCACACAGCAGATGATGATGAGAGCCCTTTTTCTGGAATGATAGATAGCAAATCAGGGGGAGCACACAGTGGGAAATGGATCATTGATTCAGGGGTGTCTGACCATATGACTGCCACCCTGAATATCTTGGAAAATGTTAGACATGCACCTCTCAGTTTCACTATCAAACTGCCAACAGGAGCAAAGACATTAATAGCCCATATTGGAGACCTAGTGCTCGACAATGGTATGAAACTGCTGAATGTGCTACATGTACCAGATTTCAACCATAACTTACTTTCAATTCACAAGTTGGCAAAGGACAATGGCTGTGATGTTACATTTCATGCGGACAAATGCTTGATTCTCGACTCTGCATCCAAGAGACTCCGAGGAATGGGAGAGATGAACAATGGATTGTATTATTTGACCCAAATTGGATCAATACCTCACAAGGCTCAATGTCTGCAAGCTCAGTCTACAAAGCATGGTGATCAACTTAGACTCTGGCATCAAAGGCTGGGTCATACACCACCTCAAAAGCTGCAACTCATATCAGGCATTAAGAATCAACTCCTGGGTGAAGACTTGGTCTGTGTAACGTGTCCAATGGCGAAGTTTACCAAACTTCCACTTCCACAGAGCAATTCACAAGCAACATAAAGGTTCGAATTAGTGCATATCGATACTTGGGGTCCCTACAAGGTGCTTGCTCGTAAGAAGTACAGGTACTTTCTCACGATTGTCGATGATTTCTCTCGTGTAACCCGGGCTTACTTGCTAGAACATAAATCAGATTATTTGTGCACTATAACTGCTTTCTTGAACTATGTGAAAAATCATTTTACCACTAGTATCAAGATCATACGATCTGACAATGCATTGAAATTCAATGATAAACCGTGCAAAGAGTATTACAACAACAATGGGATCCTACATCAAACGTCTTGTGTGTACAAGCCACAGCAGAATGCACGCGTTGAGCGTACGCACAGGCAGATTTTGGAGGTGGCACGGGCGCTGAAATTTCAGTCTGGACTGCCCATTGCCTACTGGGGAGAGTGTGTCCTTACAACAGTTTACATAATCAATAGAATTCCCACAACAGCCCTGCAGAATAAAATTCCTTATGAAGTTTTGCTTGAGTCTCCAGTTGACTATGAAGAAATAAAGGTGTTTGGCTGCCTTGCTTTCTCTGCAAATCCGGCAACAAAGGGCGATAAGTTTCAACCACGAGGCATTCCATGTGTCTTCTTGGGATATCCTCCATTAAAAAAGGGATTCAGATTACTCAATTTGATTACAAATGAAATGTTTGTTTCTAGAGATGTGAAGTTTAATGAGAAAGTGTTTCCCTTCAATAACAAGTTTAAAAATGCGTACATGGAGCCAGTGCCAGAGCCTGTGCAGCTGGACAACTCTATACCTATACAGGATGATGACATATTCTGTGAAGAGGTCCAAAACGAAGATGCAGAGCATGATGTTGGAGATGAACATGAGGGTGATGCACAAAATAGTGAAGAGCCTGTTTTGAGACGATCCACACGTCAAGTGACGCATCCTGCATGGATGTCTGACTATGTAACCAATGCTAATGCCAATGTAGTGACAACTCAAGAGGTACAATCACAGTTTTGTTATTTTTTGTCCGCATTGGATAAAGTTGTGGATCCCGTAACCTACAAAGAGGCTGTTAAGAAACAATGTTGGATCGATGCTATGAACGCAGAGTTAGAGGCACTTGAGACAAACAACACTTGGGATATCGTGGATTTGTCAGAGGACAAACATGCCATTGGATCGAAATGGGTTTACAGGACTAAGTATAATCCGGATGGTTCAATTGAAAGGTACAAATCCAGGCTAGTCATCCTGGGTAACAAACAGGTCCATGGCATTGATTTTACTGAAACATTTGCGCCTGTAGCGAAGCTGTCCACTGTACGAGCTCTTCTAGCAGTTGCAGCTATGCAGAACTGGGTTGTTTGTCAAATGGATGTCAGCAATGCTTTCTTAAATGGAGACTTGGATGAGGTAGTGTACATGAAGATGCCACCTGGTTATGAAGGCATGGGCAGCAGAATTCCATCTTTGAACATGGCAACACCAATGACTGCCAATACTCACAAAGTTTGTCGTTTGAAGAAAGCTTTATATGGTCTATGGCAGGCATCTCGCCAATGGTTTGCTAAGCTGTCACACACCATGAAGCAGATGAATTACGTGCAATCTAAAGCTGATTACAGCTTGTTTTCATTCACCAAGGGCAGCAATATCACAGTGATTCTGGTATATGTAGATGACATCCTTATTTCAGGTGATTCGGACAATGATATGACAGAGTTGAGGCGTGTTCTTTCTCAACACTTTCACATGAGGGACATGGGAGCACCTCGTTATTTTTTGGGCCTTAAAATCGATAGATCAAGCTCAGGATTTTTTGTTTCTCAGCGAAAATACACGACTGATTTACTCAAGGAACATGGCATGAGTAAGATTACACCTCTGAAGCTTCCAATGGATGTTCACCTGAAGCTGACTCCTCAAAAAGGTGACTTGCTAGCTGATCCCACACCTTATCAGCGTCTAGTTGGAAAGCTGATCTACTTGACGATAACTCATCCTGACATTACTTTCTCGGTTCACATCCTAACTCAATTCATGCAGCAACCTACTACTATTCATATGCGGGCAGGAAAACGTTTACTCAGGTATTTAGCTGGTAGTGTTGGGCAAGGAATATTGTTGGCTTCTACATCTGCAGCACAACTCACTGCTTACTGTGATAGCGATTGGGCGAGTTGTCCTATCACCAGGAAGTCTACTAGTGGTTTCTGTGTATTACTGGGCAGTTCTCCTATATCATGGAAGACGAAAAAGCAATCTCTTGTAGCCAGGTCAACTGCTGAATCAGAGTATCGTGCCATGGCATTAACGGCATGTGAGATCACTTGGTTGGTGGCACTACTCAAGGATCTGGGCATTCATAAGTTACCTCCTACGCTGCTGAACTGTGATAACAAAGCTGCACTTTCCATTGCAGCCAATCCCGTGCTTCATGAGAGGACTAAGCACATCGAGATTGACTGCCACTACATTCGCGACAAGATCACTGCAGGAGAAATTGTAACTCAGCATGTTCCCAGCTATGCACAAGCAGCGGACTTCCTCACCAAGCCATTGTCTGTGAAACAACACTATAGTCTGCTCAACAAGCTTGGAGTGACCTCTCATCTTGAGGGGGAGTAATGAAGATGCAGCACTCGTCATTTCAATTCATGTTATTTACTGATATTTCATTTCACTTATGTCAAGGTGACAGCTAGCATAAGTAGAAGGGTAGTGTAGTCTTTTAATCATCAAGTTGTTAGTAGTGGATGGCATAAAAAGGACAAGTCAGTATCATTCCAAAATCGAATCAAAAAGTAGCATTTCTTTCTGTGCAAAATAGTCTCTGCATTCTCTCTTTTCCTTTCTTCTTTGTTTGCAATTGGCTTTTCATTTTGTCTTTAATAACACTCAATCCacaataaaaaaaatataacaatCTAATCAACCTAGAATCTTTATATCAATCTCGATATAACTCTTACTGAAATTCACACTATAACTCACAATCAACACTATAACTCTTACACTCCTGAAAATACAATGCAAGCACTTCTCGTAAACACACAACCAATGCCTCACCTTGACCCCTACCTAATTATCAAATTCAACACTATTTTATCTAATTCTATTTTATTGAATGACATTAAATCGATTAAACTGCTCGAAAACCGACAACAAATACGCCTCGAACTGCGATTTACTAATCTCCGGGCCAACTTTCGAAACATTAATCGATGCAAATTCGACAGAGGAAGGATACCACCAGCTTGTCCACGTGGCATCAGAGTTAGATTGAGAATTGATGAGGATAATCGAGAGGCTTTGCGTATCGGAGAGCGTTTTCGATAGCGAGTTGGATGAACTGAGCTTTTGAGAGAATGATGAGGATGAATTTCTTGGGGAGTTTTTGATTTGGTCGACTGAGAACCTTCCCTTCCCGATGATTGGGAAGGTTGTGAATCCATCTCTCTCTATGATCTGTGTATCATCAATATGTATATGAAATGTATGAATACAGGATAGACatagagagaggagagagaaaGATGAGAGAGATTGAGTGAAAGAGATTGGGGGAGAGAGGAGAGGAGAGGAGGGAGAGATGAATGTGTGTGTGAGTGTGAGGAATGTTGTTATGGTAGCCACCATTTTTCTTCTACTATCCCTGACAGGTCTCTTATTCATTTCATTGTGTGTTTAGAAAATATAAAGACTAATTTACTCTCGCGAAAATAGACGGAGTTAAGAATATTTGACGGAATCACGTATTATGTAAGTAAATAGTAAAATCAGTACAGCAAGTGCTATTTTTTGAATGTTAGTATCTCAAGTGATCTAACAGCTATAATGTAAGTACACTAAGTGCATTTTACTCTTTCAAATTTAACTGATGGGATACCCAACACTTTACATTAGATATCCAACTAACACTAGAGTATCACATATATGAAATACCAAACTATCAGTAGATTATCTTATACAAATTGAGATACCTAACTGATAGTGCAGTATTCAATCCGATAAAATTGGCCGTTTTTTTCAAAATAGCTATTTTGATTACATTTTTTCAAAAATTGGctatttttgtcatattttctcAATATACTAACTTAACCTGTTTCTTAAATTTGGCAATTAAGTTTTGTTCTTTTCATTTATACCTCTCGAAGGACTAACATTTGTTAATATAGTAGTTATTATATATTTGCGGTTAAATCTTATTAGCTAGCGACCATTATCAAGTATAGAGTAATTGGTTGATTCATGCGCATATATTTCT
The sequence above is drawn from the Apium graveolens cultivar Ventura chromosome 2, ASM990537v1, whole genome shotgun sequence genome and encodes:
- the LOC141698101 gene encoding uncharacterized protein LOC141698101, translating into MATESRFTFADLQYPLFLHPSDGPTSISVTKLQGASDYRSWRRSMEIQLMSKRKLGFVDGSVVKSTTEATDAAQWETCNNMVISWLHNNISDSVKRSILFINLASEVWKQLERRFMLTNGSRKYKLSKDLFSLRQNELSVADYYTAMSILWEEIDSMTVLPRVTVDNVEVTVMLSAIESMREESRLFLFLNGLNEVYGAQRSQLLMLSPLPTVEVACAALQQEESQRDALNLSIVHDTEVAAMYSNTKSIMRKLLCAQLVG